Proteins encoded by one window of Arachis ipaensis cultivar K30076 chromosome B04, Araip1.1, whole genome shotgun sequence:
- the LOC107635957 gene encoding protein MAIN-LIKE 2-like: MELDWDMENTEFKNVHKALVNALIERWHPDTHTFHLPIGECAVTLEDVAIILGLPTDSLPVTGMTMSIFEVLEAECLHQFGVAPHKSNCRGSCIKLTWLRDLKENLQLNDENSIQRYVKCHIMLLIETIVWG, translated from the exons ATGGAGTTGGATTGGGATATGGAGAACACGG AGTTTAAGAATGTTCAC AAAGCACTGGTGAATGCTCTAATCGAAAGGTGGCACCCAGACACACATACGTTTCACCTTCCGATTGGTGAATGTGCTGTGACGCTTGAAGATGTGGCTATAATTCTTGGTCTTCCGACGGACAGTCTTCCCGTCACAGGGATGACAATGAGTATTTTTGAAGTCTTGGAGGCGGAGTGTTTACACCAATTTGGAGTTGCACCGCATAAGTCGAACTGTAGAGGAAGCTGCATAAAACTGACGTGGCTACGGGATCTAAAAGAAAATTTACAGTTGAATGATGAAAACAGTATACAGAGGTACGTGAAGTGCCACATTATGTTGTTGATCGAGACAATTGTTTGGGGATAA
- the LOC107638719 gene encoding heavy metal-associated isoprenylated plant protein 7 isoform X2, producing MHCEACARKVAKALKGFQGVEEVSADSKGSKVVVKGKEADPMKVVERLQKKSGKKVELISPLPKPQQEEQGKKEEPPKKEEPQQPPQENKDQPPPVVTIVLKVRMHCEACAQGIQKRIRKIQGVESVETELGKDQVIVKGVIEAAKLVDEVYKRTKKHASVVKTEDEEKKEEEKKEEEKKKEEKEEQEKKEGEGEGKKGEEDDDDDHNKFDIKRSEYWPSRSFVDYAYDPQIFSDENPNACSVM from the exons ATGCATTGTGAAGCTTGTGCAAGAAAAGTTGCAAAAGCATTGAAAGGCTTTCAAG GAGTGGAGGAGGTGAGTGCAGATAGCAAGGGGAGCAAAGTGGTGGTGAAAGGAAAGGAAGCAGACCCCATGAAAGTGGTTGAGAGGCTTCAAAAGAAAAGTGGTAAAAAAGTGGAGCTCATTTCACCTTTGCCTAaacctcaacaagaagaacagggAAAAaaggaagaaccacccaaaaaAGAAGAACCTCAGCAGCCACCTCAAGAGAACAAAGATCAG CCCCCTCCAGTGGTAACAATAGTCCTCAAAGTGCGTATGCATTGTGAAGCATGTGCTCAAGGTATACAAAAGCGTATCCGTAAGATTCAAG GAGTTGAGTCGGTGGAAACAGAATTAGGAAAAGATCAAGTGATAGTAAAGGGTGTGATTGAAGCTGCAAAGCTTGTTGATGAAGTGTACAAGAGGACCAAGAAGCATGCTTCTGTTGTGAAGACTGAAGACGaggaaaagaaggaagaagagaagaaagaggaggagaagaaaaaagaagagaaagaagaacaagagaaaaaagaaggtgaaggagaaggaaagaaaggagaagaagatgatgatgatgatcataATAAGTTTGACATCAAGAGGAGTGAATATTGGCCATCAAGATCCTTTGTTGACTATGCATATGATCCTCAAATTTTCAGTGATGAGAACCCAAATGCATGTTCTGTAATGTAG
- the LOC107638719 gene encoding heavy metal-associated isoprenylated plant protein 7 isoform X1: MGEEKKKEEEEEKKEERKKEEEEKKKEEKKEEESPAEEIVLKVDMHCEACARKVAKALKGFQGVEEVSADSKGSKVVVKGKEADPMKVVERLQKKSGKKVELISPLPKPQQEEQGKKEEPPKKEEPQQPPQENKDQPPPVVTIVLKVRMHCEACAQGIQKRIRKIQGVESVETELGKDQVIVKGVIEAAKLVDEVYKRTKKHASVVKTEDEEKKEEEKKEEEKKKEEKEEQEKKEGEGEGKKGEEDDDDDHNKFDIKRSEYWPSRSFVDYAYDPQIFSDENPNACSVM, translated from the exons ATGGGTGAA gagaagaagaaggaggaggaggaggaaaagaaagaagagaggaaaaaagaggaagaggagaagaagaaggaagaaaagaaggaagaagagtcTCCAGCAGAAGAAATAGTACTTAAGGTTGATATGCATTGTGAAGCTTGTGCAAGGAAAGTTGCAAAAGCATTGAAAGGCTTTCAAG GAGTGGAGGAGGTGAGTGCAGATAGCAAGGGGAGCAAAGTGGTGGTGAAAGGAAAGGAAGCAGACCCCATGAAAGTGGTTGAGAGGCTTCAAAAGAAAAGTGGTAAAAAAGTGGAGCTCATTTCACCTTTGCCTAaacctcaacaagaagaacagggAAAAaaggaagaaccacccaaaaaAGAAGAACCTCAGCAGCCACCTCAAGAGAACAAAGATCAG CCCCCTCCAGTGGTAACAATAGTCCTCAAAGTGCGTATGCATTGTGAAGCATGTGCTCAAGGTATACAAAAGCGTATCCGTAAGATTCAAG GAGTTGAGTCGGTGGAAACAGAATTAGGAAAAGATCAAGTGATAGTAAAGGGTGTGATTGAAGCTGCAAAGCTTGTTGATGAAGTGTACAAGAGGACCAAGAAGCATGCTTCTGTTGTGAAGACTGAAGACGaggaaaagaaggaagaagagaagaaagaggaggagaagaaaaaagaagagaaagaagaacaagagaaaaaagaaggtgaaggagaaggaaagaaaggagaagaagatgatgatgatgatcataATAAGTTTGACATCAAGAGGAGTGAATATTGGCCATCAAGATCCTTTGTTGACTATGCATATGATCCTCAAATTTTCAGTGATGAGAACCCAAATGCATGTTCTGTAATGTAG
- the LOC107638718 gene encoding pentatricopeptide repeat-containing protein At4g16390, chloroplastic-like, translated as MFIILFHANTIFSVSESFDATRCGTLKSKHENSFQSLSNTEDRTHPNMASRLCCSSPSPLSHQHRCSQTHSRISPSPTTKPKTSLQLIHVSLQQHQHPEQEAPSSSSKPRIWVNPNNPLAKRLRRKSNSSRYVSLVKFAQSLDSCDPTSEQVSTILASFGNTVLERDAVFVLNKMENSNTAPLVMRHFRDKIKPSKDTELILYNVTVKVCRKSMDFQAAEKLFDEMLQRGMQPNNITFSTLINCARMCALPDKAVEWFEKMPGFGCEPDGITSSAMVYAYARTGNADMALKLYNRAKEEKWRLDAVTFSALIKMIGVSGNYDGCLSVYQEMKELGVRPNMALYNTLLEAMRKARRPRQAKAIYSEMISNGFSPDLVTYASLIRVYVRAQFSDDALSVYKEMKEKEIEMSSILYNVLLAMCADVHRVDEGVRIFKDMKSSGTCQPDSWTYSSMITLYSCHGKVSEAEAMLNEMIESGIEPTILVLTSMVQCYGKAKRTDDVVKICNQLLDLGMVPDDRFCCCLLNVMAQTPNKEMGMLTDSVEKGNAKLGSVVRYLVEEQEGDGDSFIKEVSELLSSVDAEAKMPLCNSLIDLCVKLNANGRAHDLLDLGLKLEIYVELQLRSQTQWLLHLKRLSVGAALTALHAWMNDLSKAFECGEDLPPLLGINTGQRKYKPSDKGLFCVLESHLKELNAPFHEHPNKAGWLLTTTAEAKSWLESKGSTESISTSNSLTQTNEQWPVTVNNV; from the exons ATGTTCATTATTCTTTTCCATGCAAATACCATATTCTCTG TGTCAGAATCATTTGATGCTACACGATGTGGAACTttgaaatcaaaacatgaaaatagCTTTCAGTCACTGTCCAACACAGAAGACAGAACACACCCAAACATGGCTTCGcgcctctgttgttcttcccctTCCCCTCTCTCCCATCAACATCGCTGTTCTCAAACCCATTCCCGCATCTCCCCTTCTCCAACCACCAAACCCAAAACCTCCCTTCAACTTATTCATGTCTCCTTACAACAACACCAACACCCAGAACAAGAAGCACCCTCGTCTTCCTCCAAACCCCGCATCTGGGTTAACCCCAACAACCCCTTAGCCAAACGCCTCCGCCGCAAATCCAACTCCTCCAGGTACGTCTCCCTTGTCAAGTTCGCCCAATCTCTCGATTCCTGCGACCCCACTTCCGAACAAGTTTCTACGATCCTTGCTTCTTTCGGGAACACTGTTCTTGAACGTGATGCGGTCTTTGTTCTCAATAAGATGGAGAATTCTAACACAGCGCCTCTTGTAATGAGACACTTCAGGGACAAGATTAAACCCTCTAAAGACACCGAATTGATTCTCTATAACGTTACCGTCAAGGTGTGTAGGAAATCCATGGATTTCCAAGCTGCGGAGAagctgtttgatgaaatgcttcagAGAGGGATGCAGCCTAATAACATTACATTCTCCACTTTGATCAACTGTGCCAGGATGTGTGCTTTGCCTGATAAGGCTGTCGAGTGGTTTGAGAAGATGCCGGGCTTCGGATGCGAGCCAGACGGAATTACCTCTTCGGCTATGGTGTATGCTTATGCACGCACTGGTAATGCTGACATGGCCCTGAAGCTATATAATCGAGCGAAGGAGGAGAAGTGGCGCCTTGATGCCGTGACATTCTCGGCATTGATTAAGATGATTGGAGTGTCCGGAAACTATGATGGATGCTTGAGTGTGTaccaagaaatgaaggaacttGGTGTGAGGCCTAACATGGCATTGTATAACACGCTGTTGGAGGCCATGAGGAAAGCTAGGAGACCCCGGCAAGCCAAGGCTATATATTCAGAGATGATAAGTAATGGGTTCTCACCAGATTTGGTAACCTATGCATCTCTTATAAGGGTGTATGTAAGAGCACAATTTAGTGATGATGCTCTAAGTGTTTATAAGGAAATGAAGGAGAAGGAAATTGAGATGAGTTCAATTCTTTATAATGTGCTTTTGGCGATGTGTGCTGATGTTCACCGTGTTGATGAAGGTGTTAGGATTTTCAAGGACATGAAGAGTTCTGGGACTTGCCAGCCTGACAGTTGGACCTATTCATCCATGATCACCTTGTATTCGTGCCATGGCAAAGTTTCAGAGGCAGAGGCAATGTTGAATGAGATGATTGAATCCGGAATTGAGCCTACTATCCTTGTTCTGACATCGATGGTCCAGTGCTATGGAAAAGCCAAGCGAACTGATGATGTTGTGAAGATATGTAATCAACTCTTGGATTTGGGGATGGTTCCGGATGACCGCTTCTGTTGTTGTCTTCTGAATGTTATGGCTCAAACACCAAATAAAGAGATGGGTATGCTGACAGATAGTGTTGAGAAGGGTAACGCAAAACTTGGGTCTGTGGTTAGATATTTGGTGGAAGAACAGGAAGGTGATGGAGATTCTTTTATAAAAGAAGTATCAGAGCTTCTTAGTTCAGTTGATGCTGAAGCGAAAATGCCCTTATGCAATTCTCTCATTGATCTTTGTGTGAAGCTGAATGCAAATGGCAGAGCACATGACCTTCTAGACTTGGGACTGAAACTTGAGATATATGTTGAATTACAGCTCAGGTCTCAAACTCAGTGGTTGTTGCACCTGAAGAGACTCTCGGTCGGAGCTGCTCTTACTGCATTACATGCTTGGATGAACGACTTGTCGAAGGCTTTTGAATGCGGGGAGGACCTTCCACCATTGCTTGGAATTAATACTGGGCAGAGGAAGTACAAGCCTTCAGACAAAGGTCTGTTTTGTGTCCTTGAATCACATTTGAAAGAGCTCAATGCTCCATTCCATGAGCATCCAAACAAGGCTGGCTGGCTTTTGACCACCACTGCAGAAGCCAAGTCATGGCTGGAGTCTAAGGGTTCAACCGAATCAATCTCCACTTCAAACTCCCTAACTCAAACAAATGAACAATGGCCTGTCACCGTTAATAATGTTTAG
- the LOC107638722 gene encoding heavy metal-associated isoprenylated plant protein 6, with the protein MAEKVTVMKLKVDLECHKCYKKVKKVLAKFPQIRDEKFDEKQNIVTITVVCCSPEKIRDKLCYKGGGSIKSIEIVDPPKPEKKKDADDKPKAPAPDPPKKKDAAADKPKPKLADEPDKKKDAGDKEKPKDAAPKEKADKPKGDSEKPKGDPEKPKDKPAEAKPAPPPVKIADPVAAYPPAPQPMMVPVGICVTGYEGGPGPCVNGYAGPVMCYDGYYARPVYDSYGGGRPYYVNRCDQYFSDENPAGCTVM; encoded by the exons ATGGCTGAGAAG GTGACTGTAATGAAGCTCAAGGTTGACCTTGAATGCCACAAATGCTACAAGAAGGTCAAGAAGGTTCTCGCTAAGTTCCCTC AAattcgagacgagaaattcgacgaGAAGCAAAATATCGTGACCATCACGGTGGTGTGCTGCAGCCCCGAGAAGATCCGGGACAAGCTTTGCTACAAAGGCGGAGGCTCCATCAAAAGCATTGAAATCGTCGACCCGCCCAAGCCCGAAAAGAAGAAGGATGCTGATGACAAGCCCAAAGCCCCCGCACCTGACCCTCCAAAGAAGAAAGATGCTGCTGCCGACAAACCAAAGCCCAAGCTCGCAGATGAGCCCGACAAGAAGAAGGATGCCGGGGACAAGGAGAAGCCTAAAGATGCTGCTCCCAAGGAAAAGGCTGATAAGCCCAAGGGTGACTCCGAGAAGCCTAAGGGTGACCCCGAGAAGCCCAAAGACAAGCCCGCAGAGGCAAAACCCGCACCTCCTCCCGTTAAGATTGCGGATCCCGTGGCGGCGTACCCGCCCGCGCCGCAACCGATGATGGTTCCAGTGGGTATATGCGTGACGGGCTATGAAGGTGGGCCTGGGCCGTGCGTGAATGGTTACGCTGGGCCCGTGATGTGCTACGATGGGTACTATGCAAGGCCCGTTTACGATAGTTACGGTGGAGGGAGACCGTATTATGTGAACCGTTGTGATCAATATTTCAGCGATGAAAACCCGGCAGGCTGCACCGTCATGTGA